The following are from one region of the Oryzias melastigma strain HK-1 linkage group LG22, ASM292280v2, whole genome shotgun sequence genome:
- the exd1 gene encoding piRNA biogenesis protein EXD1, protein MIDEAASFTTRLKGKRVKLTLKNSTFVGVIQRVNADKTLVLADVSTSDGCKIPGSKLFFGRNVLNVEFLSQEGSQVGNSNQDQPGDKLDIKVFQPYRNPINFHDDDEEEVGSISFAVIDEFHGKFGPAVSHIKRQSVIGVGAEGVDNSRNERLCWLQIATTNKVYLFDILLLGTQAFRNGLSFILESKHILKVIHDCRAIAGCLMAQFGVKLMNVFDTQVADVMCFHSETGGFLPDRISSLQEVVSLHLKVPSSRLSSLQVKSQFTKTDMKVWYDRPCPVSLLKVMVVSVIHLQPLRLMLLDTFMSDYMTLVDSYLNSSYYEIGRPEQEGVQELPPEIKQWDEMRLKRREWATGRYPVTEQGLLVRFSPLPQPSSPVTSPSSQERRTQTGRPLSVPSADTSINPSAQPASAGSRLTQETSGDCSPPAGVKGCRQDQLITKGRGRPFPKESSVPVLPSIGRGFLLDVLQTPRGSTKDGKAPHQPGSTPTGIKKNSQA, encoded by the exons ATGATCGACGAGGCTGCTTCGTTTACGACTCGCCTCAAAGGAAAACGCGTCAAATTAACGCTGAAGAACTCAACCTTTGTCGGGGTCATACAACGAGTCAACGCGGACAAGACGCTCGTGCTAGCTGACG TTAGTACGAGCGATGGATGCAAAATTCCTGGATCCAAATTATTCTTTGGTCGTAATGTTCTTAATG TTGAATTCCTCAGTCAAGAAGGCAGCCAGGTTGG CAATTCCAACCAAGACCAACCCGGTGACAAGTTAGACATTAAGGTGTTTCAGCCTTACAGAAACCCAATCAATTTCC atgatgatgatgaagaggaagtGGGCAGCATTAGCTTTGCTGTCATTGACGAGTTTCATGGGAAGTTTGGACCTGCT GTGTCTCACATCAAAAGGCAGAGTGTGATTGGTGTGGGTGCTGAAGGAGTTGACAATTCAAGGAATGAAAGGTTGTGTTGGCTGCAG ATTGCCACCACAAACAAAGTATATCTGTTTGACATCCTGTTGCTGGGAACACAGGCTTTTAGGAATGGCCTGTCTTTTATTCTGGAAAGTAAGCACATCCTAAAG GTCATTCATGATTGCAGAGCCATAGCTGGATGTTTGATGGCTCAGTTTGGCGTAAAGCTAATGAATGTTTTTGATACTCAG GTGGCAGATGTCATGTGCTTCCACTCAGAGACGGGAGGCTTCCTTCCTGACAGAATTAGCTCTCTGCAGGAGGTGGTAAGTCTGCATTTGAAGGTGCCGTCCTCCAGACTCTCGTCTCTCCAGGTGAAGTCCCAGTTTACAAAG ACGGACATGAAGGTCTGGTACGATCGGCCCTGTCCCGTGTCCCTCCTTAAGGTGATGGTGGTGTCGGTGATCCACCTGCAGCCGCTCAGGCTGATGCTGCTGGATACATTTATGAGCGATTACATGACTCTGGTGGATTCCTACCTGAACAGCAGCTACTATGAAATCGGCAGACCAGAGCAA GAAGGGGTGCAGGAATTACCCCCAGAAATCAAACAGTGGGATGAAATGCGTCTAAAGCGCCGGGAGTGGGCAACAGGGCGCTACCCCGTCACCGAGCAGGGCTTGCTGGTTCGCTTCAGCCCGCTGCCTCAGCCGTCGTCGCCCGTGACCTCGCCTTCCTCACAGGAACGCAGGACGCAGACGGGACGCCCTTTGAGCGTTCCTTCTGCGGACACGTCTATAAATCCATCAGCGCAGCCGGCAAGTGCAGGATCACGCCTCACGCAAGAAACGTCTGGCGATTGTTCTCCGCCTGCAGGTGTCAAAGGATGCAGACAGGATCAGCTGATTACGAAAGGAAGAGGAAGGCCATTTCCAAAAGAGTCATCTGTCCCAGTTCTACCCTCCATAGGAAGAGGGTTTCTCCTCGACGTGCTTCAGACTCCGAGAGGGAGCACCAAAGATGGCAAAGCCCCACATCAGCCTGGTTCGACTCCCACGGGGATAAAGAAAAATTCCCAAGCCTGA